One Brassica napus cultivar Da-Ae chromosome A1, Da-Ae, whole genome shotgun sequence genomic region harbors:
- the LOC106346347 gene encoding cytosolic Fe-S cluster assembly factor NBP35-like translates to MENGEIPENANEHCPGPQSETAGKSDSCAGCPNQEVCATAPKGPDPDLVAIAERMSTVKHKILVLSGKGGVGKSTFSAQLSFALAGMDHQVGLMDIDICGPSMPKMLALEGHEIHQSNLGWSPVYVEDNLGVMSIGFMLPNSDEAVVWRGPRKNALIKQFLKDVYWGEIDYLVVDAPPGTSDEHISIVQYLQATGIDGAIIVTTPQEVSLIDVRKEVSFCKKVGVPVLGVVENMSGLCQPLANVTFMKLQSELGLSVDVTQDVISCLRKYAPELVNVLAYSEVFDRSGGGAERMCREMGVPFLGSVPLDPQLCKAAEQGKSCFEGDNKCSVSAPALKSIIEKVVALIKDEAPQ, encoded by the exons ATGGAGAACGGAGAGATTCCAGAGAACGCCAATGAAC ATTGCCCAGGTCCTCAATCGGAAACTGCTGGAAAGTCTGATTCTTGCGCAGGTTGCCCTAATCAGGAAGTATGTGCTACTGCTCCTAAAGGACCTGATCCTG ACTTGGTGGCCATAGCAGAGAGAATGAGCACTGTAAAGCACAAGATTCTGGTTTTGTCTGGGAAAGGTGGGGTTGGTAAGAGCACATTCTCAGCTCAGCTCTCCTTTGCCCTCGCGGGAATGGACCATCAAGTAGGTCTGATGGACATAGACATATGCGGTCCCAGCATGCCGAAAATGTTAGCCCTTGAAGGGCACGAGATTCACCAGAGCAACCTCGGGTGGTCCCCGGTTTACGTGGAGGACAACCTTGGCGTCATGTCAATAGGCTTCATGCTCCCCAACTCAGACGAAGCTGTGGTCTGGAGAGGTCCCCGCAAGAACGCTCTCATCAAACAGTTCCTGAAAGACGTCTACTGGGGAGAGATCGATTACCTCGTGGTCGATGCCCCGCCGGGAACATCAGACGAGCACATCTCCATCGTCCAGTACCTCCAAGCCACTGGGATCGACGGTGCAATCATCGTCACGACGCCGCAGGAAGTCTCATTGATCGATGTGAGAAAAGAGGTTAGCTTCTGCAAGAAAGTTGGCGTCCCGGTGCTAGGAGTAGTGGAGAACATGAGCGGTTTGTGTCAACCGTTAGCGAATGTGACGTTCATGAAGTTGCAGTCAGAGCTTGGATTATCCGTTGACGTGACGCAAGACGTGATCTCTTGCTTAAGAAAGTACGCGCCAGAGCTTGTCAACGTCTTGGCTTACAGCGAAGTGTTTGACCGCAGTGGAGGCGGTGCAGAGAGAATGTGTAGGGAGATGGGAGTGCCGTTTCTTGGGAGTGTTCCTTTGGATCCACAGCTTTGCAAAGCAGCCGAGCAGGGGAAGTCGTGCTTTGAGGGTGACAACAAGTGTTCTGTTAGCGCACCAGCGCTTAAGAGCATTATAGAGAAAGTCGTTGCTTTGATCAAAGATGAAGCACCCCAGTAG